From the Candidatus Falkowbacteria bacterium genome, one window contains:
- the radA gene encoding DNA repair protein RadA, which produces MSKSSNIFSCSNCDAQYAKWQGRCNECQQWGTITQVETTTNNQPLATAATVVNLAELSGEDGFTRLETGIEEIDRVFGGGIVSGSLTLLAGEPGIGKSTLVAQIANELNDKNKVLYASGEESLPQVKLRLERLNCSLDKFNFISDTDVDKIAAAVEKNNPSLVIIDSIQTVHTNIVPGEAGSINQIRASAVKFLEVAKRRNIAFIVIGHITKDGSVAGPKSLEHLVDTVLYLEQETARGYQLLRASKNRFGSTNELGIFEMTGAGFSPVKNPSAAFLDHDNNQASGSVVSCIIEGTRPFLVEIQALVTKTVFGYPQRKASGFDLNRLQVLIAVINKRTKINLSNQDIIVNIVGGLKVEDPGIDAAIAAAIISSSLDKAIKNKQAILGEIGLGGEIRGISKANMRLKELSKLGFKSVLCPKVEQAAKEVSITNIKSLADLLTNLF; this is translated from the coding sequence GGGAACAATTACTCAAGTTGAAACAACTACTAACAACCAACCCTTAGCAACTGCAGCCACAGTTGTTAATTTAGCTGAGCTATCAGGCGAGGATGGTTTTACTAGATTAGAAACTGGCATTGAAGAAATCGATCGCGTTTTTGGCGGTGGTATTGTTAGCGGATCATTAACTTTATTGGCTGGTGAACCTGGTATTGGTAAATCAACTTTAGTCGCGCAAATCGCTAATGAACTAAATGATAAGAATAAAGTTTTATACGCCAGCGGTGAAGAATCATTACCACAAGTTAAATTACGTCTAGAAAGATTAAATTGTTCGCTCGATAAATTTAATTTTATTAGCGATACTGACGTTGATAAAATTGCTGCAGCAGTTGAAAAAAATAATCCCAGCTTAGTCATCATTGACTCTATTCAGACAGTACACACCAATATTGTTCCGGGTGAAGCTGGCAGCATTAATCAGATTCGTGCTTCAGCTGTAAAATTTTTAGAAGTTGCTAAACGAAGAAATATTGCTTTCATTGTCATTGGTCATATCACTAAAGATGGCAGTGTCGCTGGTCCAAAATCATTAGAACACTTAGTTGATACCGTGCTTTATTTAGAGCAAGAAACTGCTCGTGGTTATCAGCTTTTGCGCGCTAGTAAAAATCGTTTTGGCTCAACTAATGAATTAGGTATTTTTGAAATGACTGGCGCAGGCTTTTCTCCGGTTAAAAATCCGTCGGCTGCTTTTCTAGATCATGACAATAACCAAGCTAGTGGTTCGGTTGTAAGTTGCATCATTGAAGGGACTCGTCCCTTTTTAGTGGAAATTCAAGCTTTAGTTACTAAAACGGTCTTTGGTTATCCGCAAAGAAAGGCCAGTGGTTTTGATTTAAATCGCTTGCAAGTTTTAATTGCTGTCATCAATAAACGCACTAAAATTAATCTTTCCAACCAAGATATAATCGTGAACATCGTGGGTGGTTTGAAAGTTGAGGATCCGGGGATCGACGCCGCGATTGCAGCGGCAATTATCTCTTCTTCGCTAGATAAAGCCATAAAAAATAAACAAGCAATACTCGGCGAAATTGGTTTAGGTGGTGAAATTAGAGGTATTTCTAAGGCCAATATGCGTCTTAAAGAATTATCTAAACTTGGCTTTAAATCAGTCCTCTGCCCTAAAGTAGAACAAGCTGCAAAAGAAGTTAGCATCACCAATATAAAAAGCTTAGCTGACTTATTGACGAATCTTTTTTAA
- a CDS encoding replication-associated recombination protein A has protein sequence MSSSKKNSPLADRLRPSTFEEFFGQDDIIKEGSLIKQSIAAGNLPSLIFWGPPGTGKTTLALIISKLMEAEFVRFSAVTQGVVDLRKVIDRARSNQLLDKKTILFIDEIHRWNKAQQDALLPHIESGAIVLIGATTENPSFEIRSALLSRCRVIVLKNLSVEAIEKILQRAITDKAEGLGELSLQVDDEVVKFLASISQGDARSALNILEAATLVNTDITIDVIKQAAQKSHLLYDKGGEEHYNIISALHKSLRGSDENAALYWLARMLEAGEDPMYVVRRLVRFASEDIGLANSKALEQAMATYQACHSLGMPECNVIIAQLVVYLARCQKSNALYTAYLEAAEDAKTTSHLGVPLHLRNAPTSLMKDLGYGKDYKYSPDFDYQEKQDYWPKDFKPKKYLPK, from the coding sequence ATGTCCAGTAGTAAGAAAAATTCACCATTAGCTGATCGTCTTCGACCTTCTACTTTTGAAGAGTTTTTTGGTCAAGACGATATTATAAAAGAAGGCTCATTAATTAAACAGTCAATTGCGGCTGGTAATTTACCGTCTTTAATTTTTTGGGGACCGCCAGGAACTGGGAAGACTACCTTGGCTTTGATAATTTCTAAATTAATGGAAGCCGAATTCGTTCGTTTTTCAGCCGTGACTCAAGGTGTAGTTGATTTAAGAAAAGTTATTGATCGCGCTCGTTCGAATCAGCTACTAGATAAAAAGACTATTTTATTTATTGATGAAATTCATCGTTGGAATAAAGCCCAACAAGATGCGCTTTTACCTCATATTGAAAGTGGAGCTATTGTTTTAATTGGTGCTACAACTGAAAATCCAAGTTTTGAAATTAGATCAGCTTTACTGTCTCGTTGCCGCGTGATCGTTTTGAAGAATCTTTCTGTTGAAGCCATTGAAAAAATTCTTCAGCGAGCGATTACTGATAAAGCAGAAGGCTTAGGCGAATTAAGCTTACAAGTTGATGATGAAGTTGTAAAATTTTTAGCCAGTATCAGTCAAGGTGATGCGCGTTCAGCTTTAAATATTTTAGAAGCCGCTACTTTAGTGAATACTGATATTACAATTGATGTTATTAAACAAGCTGCTCAAAAATCTCATCTTTTGTATGATAAAGGCGGGGAAGAGCATTACAATATAATTTCGGCACTTCATAAATCTTTGCGTGGCAGCGATGAAAATGCGGCATTGTACTGGTTAGCTCGTATGCTCGAAGCTGGTGAAGATCCAATGTATGTTGTCCGTCGCTTAGTTCGTTTTGCTTCAGAAGATATTGGCTTGGCTAATTCTAAAGCTTTAGAACAAGCTATGGCAACTTATCAGGCTTGTCATTCTTTGGGCATGCCGGAATGTAATGTTATCATTGCTCAGTTAGTCGTTTACTTAGCGCGTTGCCAAAAATCTAATGCATTATATACAGCATATTTAGAGGCGGCTGAAGACGCAAAAACCACTAGTCATCTTGGCGTGCCATTACATTTACGCAATGCGCCGACTTCATTAATGAAGGATTTGGGTTATGGTAAAGATTATAAATATAGTCCTGACTTTGATTATCAAGAAAAACAAGATTATTGGCCGAAAGATTTTAAGCCAAAAAAATATTTGCCAAAATGA
- a CDS encoding class I SAM-dependent methyltransferase — MIKEQLELCKSLKVSPDYFLFGLYSGYFCDAKKLKPFSNAIEEVKKLLPKSVNILEIGGGNGMVGQYIKSCLSKLKVKANLTIIDTWKEGLDCNLDSTTKKVFGDNKKLPFKNASFDIVCARSVTHYEKNLKDINKVLGEVKRVLKSGGFYIDQAITFESISERKIFKSIQKVLNRDMTLNGSSQYELILRKYFYKIKQRKAFSCLQPQSDLQKRYPINDGKIQKIMKIVEKNYKSKNMPHFHMKKKHFSWDVPFTLFIGSKE, encoded by the coding sequence ATGATTAAAGAGCAACTAGAATTATGTAAAAGCCTTAAAGTAAGTCCAGATTACTTTCTTTTCGGTCTATATAGTGGTTATTTTTGCGATGCAAAAAAATTGAAGCCTTTTAGCAATGCTATTGAAGAAGTTAAAAAACTCTTGCCTAAAAGCGTTAATATTCTAGAAATAGGGGGCGGCAATGGAATGGTTGGCCAATATATAAAAAGCTGTCTTAGTAAATTAAAGGTTAAGGCTAATTTAACAATTATTGATACATGGAAAGAGGGGCTAGATTGTAATTTAGACTCAACGACAAAAAAAGTTTTTGGTGACAATAAAAAGTTACCATTTAAGAATGCTTCATTTGACATAGTTTGTGCTAGGAGCGTAACACACTACGAGAAGAACCTAAAAGATATAAATAAAGTTTTAGGTGAGGTCAAGAGAGTTTTGAAGAGTGGTGGATTTTATATTGACCAAGCAATTACTTTTGAAAGTATTAGTGAAAGAAAGATTTTTAAAAGTATACAGAAAGTTCTTAATCGGGATATGACATTAAATGGAAGTTCTCAGTATGAATTGATACTAAGAAAATATTTTTATAAAATAAAACAAAGGAAAGCTTTTAGTTGTTTGCAGCCTCAGAGTGACTTGCAAAAAAGATATCCAATTAATGATGGCAAAATACAAAAGATAATGAAAATAGTAGAAAAAAATTATAAATCTAAAAATATGCCTCATTTTCATATGAAGAAAAAACATTTTAGCTGGGATGTACCCTTTACTTTATTTATTGGTAGTAAGGAGTAA
- a CDS encoding glycosyltransferase yields MKVALIHDHLAQDGGAEKVLRVFADMFPDAPIYTLLAEKEVAKNFGDRLRTSIIQHLPGGVKHYQWYMPFMPMAVEFFDLSNYDVVLSDASAFAKGAITSTDTLHICYCHTPTRYIWDYTHKYIEELHHNKYLKKVISLILNYIRLWDRQAADRVDSFIANSKTVQRRISKYYRRNSTVIYPPVEVESFQVADTIGEYFLIGGRLAPYKRVDIVVEAFVKLGLPLKIFGDGVDLNRLRRIAAGAPNIEFLGRVDERRKAELYRRCRAFINPQEEDFGITVVEAMAAGRPVIAYNRGGATETVIEGKTGLFFNEQTAESLMAVVKHFAEMTFEPALIRQHAELFSTKRFKSEIENYIASEYKRFKDGNENLN; encoded by the coding sequence ATGAAAGTAGCTTTAATCCATGATCACTTAGCTCAGGACGGCGGCGCCGAAAAAGTTTTGCGCGTGTTCGCTGATATGTTTCCTGATGCACCAATTTATACTTTGTTGGCCGAAAAAGAAGTTGCTAAAAATTTTGGCGACCGTTTGCGTACTTCAATCATTCAGCATTTACCGGGCGGCGTAAAACATTATCAATGGTACATGCCGTTCATGCCTATGGCGGTAGAATTTTTTGATTTAAGTAATTACGATGTTGTTTTGTCAGACGCTAGCGCCTTTGCTAAAGGCGCTATTACCAGTACTGATACTCTACATATTTGCTATTGCCATACACCAACTCGCTATATTTGGGATTATACTCATAAGTATATTGAAGAGCTGCACCACAATAAGTATTTAAAAAAAGTTATTTCTTTAATTTTAAATTATATTCGTTTGTGGGATAGACAAGCGGCTGATCGCGTTGATTCTTTTATTGCCAATTCTAAAACTGTACAGCGAAGAATTTCTAAATATTATCGTCGAAATTCAACCGTAATTTATCCGCCAGTTGAAGTTGAATCTTTCCAGGTAGCCGATACAATTGGTGAATATTTTTTGATTGGTGGACGCTTAGCGCCATATAAGAGAGTTGACATTGTAGTTGAAGCCTTTGTTAAACTAGGTTTGCCATTAAAAATCTTCGGCGACGGTGTTGATTTGAATCGTCTACGCCGTATTGCTGCCGGAGCGCCAAATATTGAGTTTTTAGGTAGAGTTGATGAGCGCCGCAAAGCCGAGCTATATCGTCGCTGCAGGGCCTTTATTAACCCCCAGGAAGAAGATTTTGGTATTACTGTAGTCGAAGCCATGGCCGCTGGCCGCCCGGTTATTGCTTATAATCGCGGTGGTGCAACCGAGACTGTTATTGAGGGTAAAACTGGATTATTTTTTAATGAACAAACTGCCGAGTCTTTAATGGCGGTCGTTAAGCATTTTGCTGAAATGACTTTTGAGCCAGCCCTTATTCGCCAACACGCCGAACTTTTTTCAACTAAACGTTTTAAGTCCGAAATAGAAAATTACATCGCCAGTGAATATAAGCGTTTCAAGGACGGCAATGAAAATCTTAATTGA
- the tsf gene encoding translation elongation factor Ts, whose translation MEEIKQLRDRTGAGIVDCKAALTEAGGDIEKAIEILRKKGIAKAAKRGDRETHAGVVLVSVSDDAKEACLLELNAETDFVVRNDQFKNLGEKTLAAIIDNKPATLEEVLALKLDDGTSVEESWKHLSGVIGEKMGIGRFDRLTSNGTIAGYAHPAGNIGVLIALSNTGASEIAKDIAMHIAAASPRYINSTEVDPAEMDKEKEIYREQLKKEGKPDEMIEKILVGKMNKYYEEVCLMDQEFVKDDTKKVKDVLAGSTIEKFIRYSL comes from the coding sequence ATGGAAGAAATAAAACAACTTCGCGACCGAACTGGCGCTGGTATTGTTGACTGTAAAGCCGCTTTAACCGAAGCCGGTGGTGATATTGAAAAAGCGATTGAAATCTTACGTAAAAAAGGAATTGCCAAGGCTGCTAAAAGAGGCGATCGCGAAACTCACGCTGGTGTAGTTTTAGTTTCTGTTAGCGACGATGCTAAAGAAGCTTGTCTTTTAGAGCTTAATGCTGAAACAGATTTTGTAGTACGAAACGATCAATTTAAAAATCTTGGTGAAAAAACTTTAGCCGCTATTATAGATAATAAGCCAGCAACTCTTGAAGAAGTTTTAGCTTTGAAATTAGATGATGGTACTTCTGTCGAAGAAAGCTGGAAACATTTATCAGGTGTAATTGGAGAAAAAATGGGCATCGGTCGTTTTGATCGTTTAACTTCAAACGGTACAATAGCAGGTTATGCTCACCCGGCCGGTAATATTGGCGTATTGATTGCTTTGAGCAATACTGGTGCCTCTGAGATTGCTAAAGATATTGCTATGCATATCGCAGCAGCTAGCCCACGCTATATTAACTCAACAGAGGTTGATCCTGCGGAAATGGACAAAGAAAAAGAAATTTACCGCGAACAACTTAAGAAAGAAGGTAAACCGGATGAGATGATTGAAAAGATTTTGGTTGGTAAAATGAATAAATATTACGAAGAAGTTTGTTTAATGGATCAAGAATTTGTTAAAGACGATACTAAAAAGGTAAAAGACGTCTTAGCTGGTTCAACGATTGAAAAGTTTATTCGTTATTCTCTATAA
- a CDS encoding aldolase/citrate lyase family protein, whose protein sequence is MDNSKRVKSYLFVPASQEKSLAKSKELVGNGDTIRIIDFEDSIKDATDVNRSAELKRQARKTMQEYILSDNEPFCLRINDLRSSFWEEDVELLSDLKEKINFNSLCEGIVLSKTDSLEEVKSLLSILEERGIDVPIIPLIETIKGMENLSEIISESKVKSVVFGHHDYFYEKDIFPIPSTALTSEVYRNTLGNIISTLKGSGVGLIDGICPNLYDKEIEQDCCRYLYQQAPELSLGKLTLNPQQVAAICTTDNWNKELELTSEDDEASPSRKKEIARGIIKSYENRLTSNLGVGRSGEMYLSPQQYYLALDALDENNERNKPFKDLKIR, encoded by the coding sequence ATGGATAACTCAAAACGGGTAAAAAGCTATTTATTTGTTCCTGCAAGCCAGGAGAAAAGTTTAGCTAAATCTAAAGAACTTGTAGGGAATGGCGACACGATTCGTATAATTGATTTTGAAGATTCAATAAAAGATGCTACTGACGTTAATCGCTCCGCTGAATTAAAACGTCAAGCCAGGAAAACGATGCAAGAATATATTTTGAGTGATAATGAGCCATTCTGTTTAAGAATTAATGATTTAAGGTCAAGCTTTTGGGAGGAAGATGTCGAGCTACTATCAGACTTGAAGGAAAAAATTAATTTTAATTCTCTTTGTGAGGGGATAGTTTTGTCGAAGACAGATTCACTAGAAGAGGTTAAGAGCTTGCTATCCATACTGGAGGAAAGAGGGATTGATGTCCCTATTATACCGCTAATTGAAACTATAAAAGGCATGGAAAATTTAAGTGAAATAATCAGTGAAAGCAAAGTAAAATCTGTTGTTTTTGGCCACCACGACTATTTTTATGAAAAAGATATTTTCCCTATACCTAGCACTGCTTTAACCTCTGAGGTTTATAGGAATACGCTGGGCAATATAATTTCAACCTTAAAGGGGAGTGGTGTCGGCTTAATTGATGGCATTTGTCCAAATTTATATGACAAAGAAATCGAACAAGATTGTTGTAGATATCTTTATCAGCAAGCACCTGAATTAAGTTTAGGGAAGCTCACGCTTAACCCTCAACAAGTAGCAGCTATTTGTACTACTGATAATTGGAATAAGGAGCTAGAACTTACTTCCGAAGACGATGAAGCCAGCCCCTCTAGAAAGAAAGAAATAGCGCGGGGTATAATAAAATCATATGAAAATCGTTTAACATCTAATCTTGGCGTAGGAAGATCAGGGGAAATGTATTTATCGCCTCAGCAATATTATTTAGCGTTGGATGCTTTAGATGAAAATAATGAGAGAAATAAACCATTTAAGGATTTAAAGATTCGCTAG
- a CDS encoding glycosyltransferase family 1 protein: MKILIDIRPLMDEKYSGVSEYVIRLLSALFEIDKTNQYILFCNALHDVAKRLPKFDQPNVKLVVTHIPNKVFNYLYLWPFARPLFDKLVKEKIDIFFMPHLQFAAVSSDVKSVLTIHDLSFLINKHWFSWRKNVWHWFINVKELTHRFDQIVAVSNNTKQDLIDICKIEPSKITVIHSGIDNSFKPIHEADTQLQAVKTKYNLSSPFILFLATLEPRKNIEGLVKAFEILKASGRYQDLKLVLAGARGWKSEPIVERINQSSFKPDIVELDYVDSADRPYIYNLASVFAYPSFYEGFGFPPLEAMACGLPVVASASSSLLEIVGDAGILVDPYNADSIANALDTILSDTSLAANLALRGQERARQFSWNQSAQDYLKLFGEIVK; the protein is encoded by the coding sequence ATGAAAATCTTAATTGATATTCGTCCTTTAATGGATGAAAAATACAGCGGCGTTTCCGAATATGTTATTCGGTTATTGTCCGCTCTTTTTGAAATTGATAAAACTAATCAATATATTTTGTTTTGCAATGCTTTACATGATGTGGCTAAACGCTTACCTAAGTTTGATCAGCCTAATGTTAAATTAGTTGTAACCCATATTCCTAATAAGGTTTTTAATTATCTTTATCTCTGGCCTTTTGCACGCCCTTTATTTGATAAGCTAGTCAAAGAAAAAATCGATATATTTTTCATGCCGCATTTACAGTTTGCTGCTGTGTCATCTGACGTTAAAAGTGTTTTAACAATTCATGACTTATCATTTTTAATTAATAAGCACTGGTTTTCTTGGCGCAAAAATGTTTGGCACTGGTTTATTAATGTAAAAGAATTAACTCATCGTTTTGATCAAATAGTTGCCGTATCAAACAATACTAAACAAGACTTAATTGATATTTGCAAAATTGAGCCAAGTAAAATTACAGTGATTCATTCTGGGATTGATAATTCTTTTAAGCCTATTCATGAAGCCGACACTCAATTGCAAGCTGTTAAAACTAAATATAATTTATCTAGCCCATTTATTCTTTTCTTAGCCACCTTAGAGCCACGAAAAAATATCGAAGGCTTGGTTAAAGCTTTTGAGATTTTGAAAGCTAGTGGTCGCTATCAAGATTTAAAATTAGTTTTAGCTGGCGCCCGCGGTTGGAAGTCAGAACCAATTGTCGAGCGAATTAATCAGTCTAGTTTTAAGCCTGATATTGTTGAACTAGATTATGTTGATTCAGCGGATAGACCGTATATTTATAATCTAGCTTCTGTCTTTGCTTATCCATCATTTTATGAAGGTTTTGGTTTTCCTCCTTTGGAAGCGATGGCCTGTGGCTTACCGGTAGTTGCCTCAGCCTCATCTTCTTTATTGGAAATCGTGGGCGACGCCGGAATTTTAGTTGATCCTTATAATGCAGATTCAATTGCTAATGCTCTTGATACAATTTTGTCAGATACTTCTTTAGCTGCTAATCTAGCTTTAAGGGGGCAAGAGCGAGCTAGACAGTTTAGTTGGAATCAATCAGCTCAAGATTATTTGAAATTATTTGGCGAGATAGTTAAGTAA
- a CDS encoding HAMP domain-containing sensor histidine kinase: protein MEQLTLDLLDIFSSGLLVIVIITVAYHLYSRPNKKSKTDFVSLASHQLRTPLTIMKGYISMILEGQLGELKQTKIKAALSAVYQANERLIRLTDNFLEVSQLEDNAIHVNLQAFDFPSVVHETITEIKPKAAAKRLVLTAAMPRKKFLVKADELMMRQLLLNLLDNAIKYTKKGGITLKVELKNKLLKVSVIDTGPGLDEKDLKDLFDKFERRTKEESGFGLGLYVNRLIVEAHKGKIWAETRGKDFGFKVIFEIPV from the coding sequence ATGGAGCAACTAACACTCGATTTATTAGATATTTTTTCCAGCGGTTTATTGGTCATTGTTATTATTACAGTGGCTTATCATTTATATTCTCGTCCTAATAAAAAAAGTAAAACTGATTTTGTTTCTCTTGCCTCTCATCAACTGCGAACTCCTTTAACAATTATGAAAGGTTATATTTCTATGATTTTAGAAGGCCAGCTAGGGGAGCTAAAACAAACAAAAATTAAGGCCGCTTTATCCGCCGTCTATCAAGCTAACGAAAGACTAATACGTTTGACTGATAATTTTTTGGAAGTTTCTCAGCTAGAAGACAATGCCATACATGTTAATCTTCAAGCTTTTGATTTTCCGTCAGTTGTTCATGAAACAATTACTGAGATAAAACCAAAAGCAGCGGCTAAAAGATTAGTTTTAACGGCCGCCATGCCAAGAAAGAAATTTTTAGTTAAGGCTGATGAATTAATGATGAGACAACTTTTACTAAATTTGTTAGACAATGCTATTAAGTATACTAAGAAGGGTGGAATTACATTGAAGGTTGAATTAAAAAATAAATTATTGAAGGTTTCGGTGATTGATACTGGCCCTGGCTTAGATGAGAAAGATTTGAAAGATTTGTTTGATAAATTTGAACGCCGCACAAAAGAAGAATCTGGTTTTGGTTTAGGTTTGTATGTTAATCGTTTAATTGTTGAGGCGCATAAAGGTAAAATTTGGGCTGAAACTAGAGGTAAGGATTTTGGATTTAAAGTAATCTTTGAAATACCGGTTTAG
- the rpsB gene encoding 30S ribosomal protein S2 produces the protein MKDAKSKVSLPSVQEMLEAGMHFGHRTYKWHPKMKPYIFEARKGIHIIDLQKTLLKLEDALTFMSRSIAEGKTILMVGTKNQVKTHLKEMAQEAGVAYVVERWLGGTLTNFNIIRNSIRAYQDLLEKKESGKLEKYTKKERIQFDRRIKKLSASVGGLITLNRTPDIIFIWDIKHEETALAEAKKRRIPIIAVCDTNVNPQGIEYIIPSNDDASKAVTLVLGLIKDTVIEARNNAKEAKEKAIVSNKE, from the coding sequence ATGAAAGACGCAAAATCTAAAGTGTCCTTGCCATCAGTGCAAGAGATGCTAGAAGCCGGCATGCATTTTGGGCACCGCACCTACAAGTGGCACCCAAAAATGAAGCCATATATTTTTGAAGCCCGCAAAGGGATTCATATCATCGATCTTCAGAAGACATTACTTAAGTTAGAAGACGCTCTAACTTTTATGTCACGCTCAATTGCTGAAGGTAAAACCATTTTAATGGTTGGTACGAAAAATCAGGTTAAGACTCATCTAAAAGAGATGGCTCAAGAAGCTGGAGTAGCTTACGTTGTTGAACGTTGGCTCGGCGGAACATTGACCAATTTTAATATTATTCGTAACTCAATCAGAGCTTACCAAGATTTATTAGAGAAAAAAGAAAGTGGTAAGTTAGAAAAATATACTAAAAAAGAACGCATTCAATTTGATCGCAGAATCAAGAAACTTTCCGCCAGCGTTGGTGGTTTGATTACATTGAATCGTACACCTGATATTATTTTCATTTGGGATATTAAGCACGAAGAAACAGCTTTAGCTGAAGCTAAGAAACGTCGTATTCCAATTATTGCTGTCTGTGATACTAACGTTAACCCACAAGGAATAGAATATATTATTCCTTCTAATGATGATGCTAGTAAGGCTGTAACTCTAGTCTTGGGTCTTATCAAAGATACTGTTATAGAGGCTAGAAATAACGCCAAAGAAGCTAAAGAGAAAGCCATTGTCTCAAATAAAGAATAA
- the trmD gene encoding tRNA (guanosine(37)-N1)-methyltransferase TrmD — MLFRVITIFPEVIDAYVKVGMLGRAIKKNLIKVIAYDLRAWTKDKHNTVDDTPYGGGAGMLMKAEPVYDALKELQKIKIKKQKVILLSAKGKTWNQQLAKKYAKDLESIIFICGRYEGIDERIMELVDEEISIGDYVLTGGELGAMTIIDSVARLLPEVLGNSESLDMESHSKVGILEYPQYTKPEVVTFGKKKYKVPPVLLSGNHAKIKEWRMKHLKTKK; from the coding sequence ATGCTATTTCGAGTTATAACAATTTTTCCAGAAGTTATTGACGCTTACGTTAAAGTAGGTATGCTTGGTCGTGCAATAAAGAAAAATTTAATTAAAGTTATTGCTTATGATTTAAGAGCTTGGACTAAAGATAAGCACAATACGGTTGATGATACACCTTATGGCGGGGGAGCTGGTATGCTTATGAAAGCTGAACCGGTTTATGATGCCTTAAAAGAATTGCAAAAGATTAAAATTAAAAAGCAGAAAGTAATTTTGTTGTCAGCTAAGGGCAAAACCTGGAATCAGCAGTTAGCAAAAAAATATGCCAAAGATTTAGAATCCATAATTTTTATTTGCGGTCGTTACGAAGGAATTGATGAAAGAATAATGGAATTAGTTGATGAAGAAATTTCCATTGGTGATTATGTTTTAACTGGCGGAGAATTAGGTGCTATGACAATCATAGATTCAGTGGCTCGTTTATTGCCCGAAGTTTTAGGTAATAGCGAAAGTTTAGACATGGAGTCACATAGTAAAGTCGGAATTCTAGAATATCCACAATATACTAAACCAGAAGTTGTTACATTTGGTAAAAAGAAATATAAAGTGCCGCCAGTATTATTATCTGGTAACCACGCTAAGATAAAAGAGTGGCGCATGAAGCATTTGAAGACAAAAAAGTAG
- a CDS encoding UvrB/UvrC motif-containing protein has protein sequence MAKLPEDKLKKKEAELHDLKDRESAYIDPAHMLVRGDGECFINEECKYSNKPCDLMILRVTKLWEGGYVACVNEIDHKWEKQSLRCNIGVYKNIYGEVIDFGNTPIEEILKSADDPNPSLSQHISVLSKKMRDAINNKDYELAAFIRELIKQKEKN, from the coding sequence ATGGCAAAATTACCAGAAGACAAATTAAAGAAAAAAGAAGCTGAGCTCCACGATTTAAAAGATAGAGAATCAGCTTATATTGACCCAGCGCACATGTTGGTAAGAGGCGACGGAGAATGCTTTATTAATGAAGAATGTAAATATTCAAATAAACCTTGCGATTTAATGATCCTTAGAGTTACAAAGCTGTGGGAAGGCGGATATGTAGCTTGTGTGAATGAAATTGATCACAAATGGGAAAAGCAAAGTTTACGTTGTAATATTGGAGTCTACAAAAACATTTATGGTGAAGTTATTGACTTTGGAAACACTCCAATAGAAGAAATTCTTAAATCAGCTGACGATCCTAATCCAAGTTTATCACAGCACATTTCAGTGCTCAGTAAAAAAATGAGAGATGCTATTAATAACAAGGATTATGAGCTAGCGGCTTTCATAAGAGAATTGATAAAGCAAAAAGAAAAAAATTAG
- a CDS encoding KH domain-containing protein, whose protein sequence is MSEVQDKAFLETIVKAIVGHPDKVEVDRTVDEMGVLLTLKIDPEDMGYVIGRRGQTAQAIRTLLKIVGAKNNARVNLKIHEPEGSTRGRKEFSKPAEEQIDTSSIDNLTI, encoded by the coding sequence ATGTCAGAAGTGCAAGATAAGGCATTTTTGGAAACAATCGTTAAGGCGATTGTCGGCCACCCGGACAAAGTTGAGGTCGATCGCACCGTTGATGAAATGGGCGTTCTCCTTACTTTAAAGATTGATCCGGAAGATATGGGATATGTAATCGGACGCCGCGGTCAGACCGCTCAGGCAATCCGAACCCTCTTGAAGATCGTTGGTGCGAAAAACAACGCTCGCGTTAATCTAAAGATTCACGAGCCAGAAGGTTCAACCAGAGGTCGTAAGGAGTTTTCTAAGCCAGCTGAGGAACAGATTGATACTTCTTCAATTGACAACCTAACAATTTAA